The following are encoded together in the Desulfococcus multivorans genome:
- a CDS encoding competence/damage-inducible protein A, which produces MIAEILATGEELRTGALVDTNSAYLARELEALGIDVSRHQCVGDDSATIATVLEEIGDRADLALVTGGLGPTEDDRTCEAAARAAGVPLEMKNDVLDGIRRYFAERRIPMPPSNEKQALIPMGADLLANPVGTAPGFAVMIGRCRCCFMPGVPFEMKRMFRDRVRPIIDAMTDSSLGVRLNRTLSVFGLTESATDERLKGLEQAFPGIRLGLRAVFPEIQIKLYGDGSDAETLAGKMQEATAWAAARLGDRVFSVTEESMAAALGRLLRQEQASLALAESCTGGLIANSVTDVPGSSDYFLFSAVTYSNDAKMNILGVSPDTLSRFGAVSTETAKEMAAGVRRITGATYGLSVSGIAGPSGGTPEKPVGTVCIGLAGPFGATARRLTLSFATREMNKAMFAMKAMDMLRRSLMAKKADERL; this is translated from the coding sequence ATGATCGCCGAAATTCTGGCCACCGGAGAGGAGCTTCGCACCGGGGCACTGGTCGACACCAACTCCGCTTATCTCGCCCGCGAGCTGGAAGCCTTGGGCATAGACGTTTCCCGGCATCAGTGCGTTGGAGACGATTCCGCGACCATCGCCACCGTCCTCGAGGAGATCGGAGATCGTGCGGATCTGGCGTTGGTCACCGGCGGCCTCGGTCCCACCGAGGACGACCGGACGTGTGAAGCCGCCGCAAGGGCCGCCGGCGTGCCCCTGGAAATGAAGAACGACGTTCTGGACGGCATTCGACGGTATTTTGCGGAACGCCGGATACCGATGCCGCCGTCCAATGAGAAACAGGCTCTCATACCCATGGGCGCGGATCTTCTGGCAAACCCCGTGGGCACCGCGCCGGGGTTTGCCGTGATGATCGGCCGGTGCCGATGCTGTTTCATGCCCGGCGTGCCCTTCGAGATGAAGCGGATGTTCAGGGATCGGGTCCGGCCGATCATCGATGCAATGACAGACTCCTCCCTCGGGGTCCGCCTGAATCGAACCCTTTCGGTCTTCGGTCTCACCGAATCGGCAACCGATGAGCGCCTTAAAGGCCTGGAGCAGGCTTTTCCCGGCATCCGATTGGGGCTGCGGGCAGTATTTCCCGAGATCCAGATCAAGCTTTACGGGGACGGCAGCGATGCGGAAACGCTGGCGGGAAAAATGCAGGAAGCGACGGCATGGGCCGCGGCGCGGCTGGGGGATCGGGTTTTTTCCGTGACGGAGGAATCGATGGCCGCCGCCCTGGGACGTCTGCTTCGACAGGAACAGGCGAGCCTGGCGCTGGCGGAAAGCTGTACGGGAGGTCTTATCGCCAACAGCGTCACGGATGTCCCGGGCAGCTCGGATTATTTCCTTTTTTCAGCCGTGACCTACAGCAATGATGCAAAAATGAACATCCTGGGCGTATCGCCGGATACGCTGAGCCGTTTCGGCGCCGTCAGCACTGAAACAGCCAAAGAGATGGCGGCAGGCGTTCGTCGGATTACCGGCGCCACATACGGTCTTTCGGTCTCCGGCATCGCAGGCCCTTCCGGCGGGACTCCGGAAAAGCCTGTCGGCACCGTCTGCATCGGGCTGGCCGGACCCTTCGGAGCAACAGCCAGACGCCTGACACTCAGTTTCGCCACACGCGAAATGAACAAAGCCATGTTCGCCATGAAGGCGATGGATATGCTGCGGCGGAGCCTCATGGCGAAAAAAGCGGACGAACGCCTCTGA
- a CDS encoding GAF domain-containing protein, which yields MNRKVINYESFVKITKAISHSRDPEEVVLMTVEGIKTALNVKGCTLFLFNRKTHELEIAASFGLSDEYLNKGPISAMSSIAQSLEDGPIAIYDVEDDPRLQYPEAAVREGIKSILSVPIAVGGKMLGALRVYTAEPWEFTLDDVNFVQGLAQIAGMAVDMSRLYQGQKEAIEVLRQMREAQTTRSRRRTPYEGVPVSVPATDTPRKTS from the coding sequence ATGAACAGAAAAGTCATCAATTACGAGTCCTTCGTCAAGATTACCAAAGCCATCTCTCATTCCAGGGATCCCGAGGAAGTGGTACTCATGACCGTCGAGGGCATCAAAACCGCCCTGAACGTCAAGGGATGCACGCTGTTTCTTTTCAACCGCAAAACCCACGAACTTGAAATTGCGGCCTCGTTCGGGCTGAGCGACGAATACCTCAACAAAGGGCCGATCAGCGCCATGTCATCCATCGCCCAGTCCCTGGAGGACGGACCGATCGCCATTTACGATGTGGAGGACGATCCAAGACTTCAGTATCCGGAGGCTGCGGTCAGGGAGGGCATCAAATCGATCCTTTCGGTGCCTATCGCCGTCGGCGGCAAAATGCTGGGGGCTCTCAGGGTCTATACCGCCGAACCCTGGGAATTTACCCTCGATGACGTCAACTTCGTCCAGGGCCTGGCCCAGATCGCCGGCATGGCCGTCGATATGTCCCGCCTCTACCAGGGACAGAAGGAAGCCATCGAGGTCCTTCGCCAGATGCGGGAAGCTCAGACCACCAGAAGTCGACGACGAACACCCTACGAGGGGGTTCCTGTCAGCGTTCCCGCAACCGACACGCCTCGGAAAACCTCCTGA
- a CDS encoding thermonuclease family protein, which yields MVRTRSGCGPGVSERTHWNFSAIVRLALVSFVLLQSGDLFADAVHPEETGRSIVSENGRVSPARLSARSFRMTRAFDGDSFMAADDNLAIHVRIVGIDAPERKNRKRGTPSQPYGNKAAHHLKGLISNRSFRVKGYGMDAYNRHLAEVFAEGRNIGLAMVEAGYAEVYKGRLPKGFDARPYLAAERRARKHKRGMWIQGRGYVSPRQWRARHPR from the coding sequence ATGGTGCGGACCCGGAGTGGATGCGGACCCGGCGTCTCCGAGCGCACGCATTGGAACTTTTCCGCCATTGTTCGACTGGCGCTGGTGTCATTCGTTTTGTTGCAGAGCGGCGATCTCTTTGCCGACGCCGTCCACCCTGAAGAAACGGGGCGGAGCATCGTCAGTGAAAACGGCAGGGTATCTCCTGCGAGGCTGTCGGCGCGAAGCTTTCGGATGACACGTGCTTTTGATGGGGACAGTTTCATGGCCGCCGACGACAATCTCGCCATCCACGTCCGCATCGTGGGAATCGATGCACCGGAGCGAAAAAACCGTAAACGTGGAACGCCGTCGCAACCTTACGGCAACAAGGCCGCGCATCATCTGAAAGGGCTGATATCGAATCGATCGTTTCGTGTCAAAGGCTATGGCATGGACGCCTACAACCGGCATCTTGCCGAGGTGTTTGCCGAAGGCCGGAACATCGGTCTCGCCATGGTCGAGGCCGGCTATGCCGAGGTTTACAAAGGACGGCTGCCGAAGGGCTTTGATGCGCGGCCTTACCTCGCGGCAGAGCGGCGCGCCCGGAAACACAAACGGGGTATGTGGATTCAGGGGCGCGGATACGTATCTCCCCGTCAATGGCGGGCCAGGCACCCCCGGTAG
- a CDS encoding ferritin-like domain-containing protein: MFLINEILDMAVQFEKNGEKIYREAADKVSDPMLSALLAWMADEESHHATYFSRLKQKHPDSGNHSFSRELSREMLDEILGDRGFSLEDVDFSNIADQNDMIRTFIEFEKDTILFYEMLTPFIEDPAAKRMLETIINEENRHVERLTVFLGSETAHPAFSDC; the protein is encoded by the coding sequence ATGTTTCTGATAAACGAGATACTGGACATGGCCGTTCAATTCGAAAAAAACGGCGAGAAGATCTATCGCGAGGCTGCGGACAAGGTTTCGGATCCGATGCTGTCCGCTCTGCTGGCATGGATGGCCGACGAGGAATCCCACCATGCGACATATTTTTCCCGTCTCAAACAAAAGCATCCGGATAGCGGAAATCATTCGTTTTCCCGGGAACTGAGTCGGGAAATGCTTGACGAAATACTTGGAGATCGCGGTTTTTCTCTCGAGGATGTCGATTTTTCGAATATCGCTGACCAGAACGACATGATTCGCACGTTTATCGAATTCGAAAAGGATACCATTCTCTTTTATGAAATGCTCACACCTTTCATTGAGGATCCGGCAGCAAAGCGAATGCTCGAGACGATCATCAACGAGGAGAACCGTCATGTCGAGCGGCTCACGGTTTTTTTGGGGAGCGAAACGGCCCATCCCGCCTTCAGTGATTGCTGA